A window of Symphalangus syndactylus isolate Jambi chromosome X, NHGRI_mSymSyn1-v2.1_pri, whole genome shotgun sequence genomic DNA:
CGCGGGAGCACGCGTGGATTCTGGCAGCCGCCGAGGGCCGCTATGAGGTGCTGCGGGAGCTGCTGGAGGCTGAGCCGGAGCTGCTGCTGCGGGGCGACCCGATCACCGGCTACTCGGTTCTGCACTGGCTGGCCAAGCACGGGCGCCACGAGGAGCTCATTCTGGTACACGACTTCGCCCTACGCCGGGGGCTGCAGCTCGACGTGAGCGCCCCAGGCAGCGGCGGCCTCACGCCCCTCCACCTGGCGGCCCTTCAGGGCCACGACATGGTCATCAAGGTGCTGGTGGGCGCCCTGGGTGCTGACGCTACGCGCCGCGACCACAGCGGCCACCGGGCCTGCCACTACCTGCGGCCCGACGCACCTTGGAGGTTGCGGGAGCTGTCGGGAGCCGAGGAATGGGAGATGGAGAGCGGCAGCGGGTGCACCAACCTGAACAACAACAGCAGCGGCACCACTGCGTGGAGGGCCGCGAGCGCAGTGGGCGCGACGGCTGTGGAGACAAGCAGGAGAGCGGCGGCGTCGCGGACCAAGGCGAAGGACGCCGTGGGCAGCCGGGTGGCGCAAATGCATAGCCTTTTCCGCCATCTGTTCCCCTCATTCCAGGACCGTTGACGGGGACAGAGACTGGAGAGCTAGGAGGGGCCGCGACGCTGTGGCGATGGCTAGGTCCTGGGTTGTCCCGCGTTCCACCGAAGGAGAGGCGCCTTGGACGCTGCTTGGGCCTGCAAGGAACAGAACACGTCGGGGTCCGACTCAGGTACTTGTCTCAGGTCTCCTGTAACCACCGGCCTGGAGGACCCGGGGACTCGGGCACCACCTCACCAAGAGAGAGTGAAGGACCAAGCTGGCCTGGCTCCGAGTTCCAAAGCTACAGGACTAAGGAGTTGGGAGCAGGGAGCGTGGTCCTGCTTGGGAGAGGGCAAGTTAAGCTTCCAGGGGCCATTTCTGGGCAGGCCGACGCGCTGGGTTTATTAGGAAACATTCACTAGAAGAATGAGTTAAGATTGTAAACCACCAATGCAGAGAAAACGCCTAACTCTGCCGGCCTCGCTCGGCCATTAATGGGTCTTGGGGTGCGCGTAGAGTCAGCCTCTGACAACCTCCTCCTGAGACGACCAGGCCTTACTGGTACTTTTTCTCATGTATCACAAGTTACTTCTGATGTATATTAAAGTGGAATATGTGTTCTTTTCACATGACAAGGCTGTCCTTTCAGTGTTTTCCCCCACCTCCCTTACTAACCACAAAGGAAGAAGCTGCCTATGTTTGCAGGGTAGAGGTCACCCAACCATGGCCGTGATGTTGTGCACCCAGGGCAGGCTCTGGGCCTCCTTCTCAGAACAAATGGCCAGAGCTGTGCACGGAAGAAGCTACTTCCACCTTGGATCTGAGGAGAAACATACAGTTCACCTCTGTCCTGAGCTCTTTGATGGTCTGGCCTCAGGCACCAGCCTCATCCTAGAAGAGATGTCATATAGGGGCCTTGGGTTGGGGGGTAAAAGGCAAAAGTTTCCAAATTTACATTTCTGATATTTCCATGGTCAGTCATGTAATTTACCTTGATTTGTGGCCTCTAATGAGACACACCCACgggcactttttttttccaagacgggGCTTTCCTcagcagcatttatttatttatttatttattttcgaaatggagtctctctgtcacccagattggagtgcagtggcgcaatcttgactcattgcaacctctgcctcccgggttcaagcaatttcctgcctcagcctcccaaatagctacaggcgcccgtcaccacgcccagctgatttttgttgttgttgtttttttagtagagacggggtttcactgtgttggctgggttggtctcgaactcctgacctagtgatccgcccgcctaaacctcccaaagtgctgggattacaggcatgagccaccatgcccagccagcagcatttatttattgttattattactgttttttgagacagagtctcactctgtcgcccaggctggagtgcaatggtgtgatctaggctcactgcaacctctgcctcctgggttcaagcgattctcctgcctcagcctcccaagtagctgggattacagatgtgcaccatcacgcctggctaatttttgtatttgtagtagtgacagggtttcgccatgttggtcaggctggtctcgaactcctaacctcaagtgttcccctgcttcagcctcccaaagtgctgggattacagacatgagccaccacacctactcagcagcatttaaaaaattaagtttagggctgggtgcggtggctcacgcctgtaatcccagcactttgggaggtcgaggcaagaggatcccttgggcccaggagttctagaccagcctgggcaatatagggagaccccgtctctacaaaaatatacaaaaattagccaggtgtactggtgcaggcctgtagtcccagctactagggaagctgaggtgggaggattgcttgagcctgggaggtggaggctgcagtgagtaaagcattccactgcactccagcctgggtaacagagtgggaccctatctcaataaatatatatatttcacttacgtaaaattctttttaaaaagttaagtttaATGCATAAATTGTAGCTTGCAAAATTGCTTCCATTCAGAAATGGCATGAATTAAATAGACTACAGGAGGGTTGACTCAGCCTGAAAGGCCAGGAAAGCAGTTGCTGGCTACAGACCTATGCTGCCTTGGAGAacagtgcattttaaaaatagcactgTATCCCTGAAGGCTTGGGTAGCCCTTGCAATGGACTGTCGCGTTCCCCAGCCCTCTCATCCCAGTCCGTGAACACCAGACAGAAACAGTCACCACTAACGAACAGCCCAGAAACGCCACCCTGAGCCCATCCATCCAGGTTTCCATCTCTGCCTGGTGGGCCTGTTTGCTTCTGTGCTCAAAACTTTCcaactttcctttattttttatttttgagatggcgtctcactcttacccagtctggagtacagtggcaacgatcatagctcattgcagcctcaaacacctgggctccggtgaacctcctgcctcagcctcccaagtagctgggactacaggcacatgttgccatgctcagctattttttttttttttttttttgtctgtacagacagggtctcgctatgttgcttaagctggtctcaaacttctgggttcaagtcatcctcccacctcagcctcccaaagtgctgggattacagatatgagacTCTGCCTAGCCCACACTGCCTTCCTTTAGTAACCCATGAGGGTCTTCTCAACCATGAAATGATCCAAAC
This region includes:
- the SOWAHD gene encoding ankyrin repeat domain-containing protein SOWAHD; its protein translation is MAQPGGAANRAPTASLAPTSQSLRCAPQPRPSRADTGSLGRYWGKAAAAASREPPFPGTLMHSAAGSGRRRGALRELLGLQRAAPAGWLSEERAEELGGPSGPGSSRLCLEPREHAWILAAAEGRYEVLRELLEAEPELLLRGDPITGYSVLHWLAKHGRHEELILVHDFALRRGLQLDVSAPGSGGLTPLHLAALQGHDMVIKVLVGALGADATRRDHSGHRACHYLRPDAPWRLRELSGAEEWEMESGSGCTNLNNNSSGTTAWRAASAVGATAVETSRRAAASRTKAKDAVGSRVAQMHSLFRHLFPSFQDR